The following are from one region of the Microbacterium sp. BK668 genome:
- a CDS encoding aldo/keto reductase: MKQRTLAGRQVSAIGLGAMPLSMNNDREYPSFDDAVATVHAALDAGVTLIDTADIYAPAWDEMGHNERIVAEALRTWDGDASSIFVTTKGGITRSEGENWGRNGSEDYLRSAAEKSLQILGVDRIELYQYHRPDRTRVYADVMRALGKLREDGLVRAVGISNASVEEIQIAIDVLGEGNLASVQNEFSPRHPGSYDELRFCGERGIAFLPWSPLGGTGGGARSVGERFGAFRDVGEAHGVSPQQIVLAWELALDPCVIPIPGARRAASIADSARAADLELGADEVTRLSESVGIFD, translated from the coding sequence ATGAAGCAGCGCACTCTGGCGGGACGGCAGGTGTCGGCCATCGGGCTCGGGGCGATGCCCCTGTCGATGAACAACGACCGGGAGTATCCGTCATTCGACGATGCTGTCGCCACCGTGCACGCGGCGCTCGATGCGGGCGTGACGCTCATCGACACGGCCGACATCTACGCACCGGCGTGGGACGAGATGGGGCACAACGAGAGAATCGTCGCCGAGGCGCTGCGCACGTGGGACGGCGACGCGTCGAGCATCTTCGTGACGACCAAGGGCGGCATCACCCGGAGCGAGGGCGAGAACTGGGGCCGGAACGGCTCGGAGGACTACTTGCGCTCCGCGGCCGAGAAGTCGCTCCAGATCCTCGGCGTCGACCGGATCGAGCTCTACCAGTACCACCGGCCCGATCGCACGCGGGTGTACGCCGATGTCATGCGGGCGCTCGGGAAGCTGCGGGAAGACGGGCTCGTGCGAGCGGTGGGCATCTCCAACGCGAGCGTCGAGGAGATCCAGATCGCGATCGACGTGCTCGGCGAAGGGAACCTCGCAAGCGTGCAGAACGAGTTCTCGCCGAGGCACCCCGGCAGTTACGACGAGCTGCGGTTCTGCGGCGAGCGCGGCATCGCGTTCCTGCCCTGGAGCCCGCTCGGGGGCACAGGCGGGGGAGCGCGCAGCGTGGGCGAGCGGTTCGGGGCGTTCCGCGATGTCGGCGAGGCGCACGGCGTCAGTCCGCAGCAGATCGTGCTGGCATGGGAGCTCGCGCTCGACCCCTGCGTCATCCCGATCCCCGGCGCGAGGCGCGCGGCATCCATCGCGGACTCCGCCCGGGCCGCCGATCTCGAACTGGGCGCTGACGAGGTCACGCGGCTGTCGGAGTCGGTGGGGATCTTCGACTGA
- a CDS encoding saccharopine dehydrogenase NADP-binding domain-containing protein, with product MRTHDRDHDIVLLGATGFVGRYTARHLARSAPDGARIAVAGRSRERLDGLTRELGVDWQTIEIDTADDTAVARLAASTSVVATTVGPYLRYGAGVVSACARAGTDYADLSGESVFVARSIARNSDVARESGARIVHSCGFDSIPSDLGIGLAHAAAGGLPIVAATLRVRSLRGGVSGGTIDSLRQQLKGAKSDASSRRLIADPYALTPGPSVRLPGGSGSGWGRERGSWQAPFIMGAYNQQIVQRSNHLTGWSYGQLLRYREVVRTGRGPAGFLRAAGITVGTAALVGAMSFAPTRTVVDRMLPAPGVGPSAKTIEDGRFAVDVDVYPVQGAPIRTTIAAPYDPGYGGTGVMLAESALSLALDDLPDRAGVLTPMVAMGEQLADRLRAHRFTIEVRPLS from the coding sequence ATGCGCACGCACGACCGCGACCACGACATCGTCCTCCTCGGCGCGACCGGATTCGTCGGTCGCTACACCGCGAGGCATCTGGCCCGGTCTGCGCCGGACGGCGCCCGCATCGCCGTGGCCGGACGGTCGCGCGAGCGTCTGGACGGCCTGACGCGGGAGCTCGGCGTCGACTGGCAGACGATCGAGATCGACACCGCCGACGACACCGCCGTGGCGCGTCTGGCCGCCTCGACTTCGGTCGTCGCGACGACAGTCGGTCCGTACCTGCGCTACGGCGCCGGGGTCGTGTCGGCCTGCGCTCGCGCGGGCACGGACTACGCCGACCTGTCGGGCGAGAGCGTCTTCGTCGCGCGCAGCATCGCGCGCAATTCCGACGTCGCACGCGAGAGCGGCGCGCGGATCGTCCACTCCTGCGGCTTCGACTCGATCCCGTCCGATCTCGGGATCGGGCTGGCGCACGCGGCCGCCGGCGGCCTGCCCATCGTCGCCGCGACGCTGCGCGTGCGGTCGCTGCGCGGCGGCGTCAGCGGCGGGACGATCGACTCCCTCCGTCAGCAGCTGAAGGGGGCGAAGTCGGATGCCTCATCCCGCCGCCTCATCGCCGATCCGTACGCGCTCACGCCGGGCCCGTCGGTGCGACTGCCCGGCGGTTCAGGCAGCGGCTGGGGGCGGGAGCGCGGGTCCTGGCAGGCGCCGTTCATCATGGGAGCCTACAACCAGCAGATCGTTCAGCGGAGCAATCATCTGACGGGATGGAGCTACGGTCAGCTTCTGCGCTACCGCGAGGTCGTCCGCACGGGCCGCGGGCCGGCCGGGTTCCTGCGCGCAGCAGGAATCACGGTGGGCACCGCGGCCCTGGTGGGTGCCATGTCCTTCGCTCCGACGCGGACGGTCGTGGACCGCATGCTTCCGGCGCCGGGGGTCGGCCCGAGCGCGAAGACGATCGAGGACGGCCGCTTCGCGGTCGACGTCGACGTCTATCCGGTGCAGGGCGCGCCGATCAGGACGACGATCGCCGCCCCGTACGATCCCGGATACGGCGGCACGGGCGTCATGCTGGCCGAGTCGGCGCTGAGTCTCGCCCTCGACGACCTTCCGGATCGAGCGGGCGTCCTCACGCCGATGGTGGCGATGGGCGAGCAGCTGGCGGACCGGTTGCGCGCGCACCGGTTCACGATCGAGGTGCGGCCGCTGTCCTGA
- a CDS encoding MATE family efflux transporter gives MSTALTTGRPWRVIALFSVPLLLGNVVQQLYQFADALVVGRQLGVDALAAVGATGSMLFLLLGFAWGLTSGFAIPTAQAFGAQDFRAVRHSVAAGSLLTAVCSVVLTIGAPLLSRPLLELLQTPPELLDDAVVFAQVSFLGAGALMFFNYLSAIIRATGDSRTPLVFLTLACALNVGLVIVMVGPFGWGVGGAALATVVSQAVSVLLCLEFVRRRMPVLHVRRGDWRVSRAELGAHLRLGLPMGFQASIIAVGTLVVQVALNHLGTDAVAAYTAASRVDGLAIALLQSLGLAVSMYVAQNHGGGRPDRILRGVTQATWIAVACAVVLGALFIAFGAALIQLFVGAGSGEVVDLAAQMLAINGATYWILGILFVVRGALQGLGHTLIPTVTGTIELFMRVGAAVVLGGAFGFVGVAASNPLAWVGAVVVLVPAYLHARRQLAATPITPTVVTPTTPIAVMGPTDGSMTVDAVVTASIVLPGGATTASVPVHRPRRPFARVSRRRRRVPRG, from the coding sequence ATGTCCACTGCCCTCACCACGGGTCGCCCGTGGCGCGTCATCGCCCTGTTCTCCGTGCCCCTGCTGCTCGGCAACGTCGTGCAGCAGCTCTACCAGTTCGCCGACGCGTTGGTCGTCGGTCGGCAGCTGGGTGTCGACGCGCTGGCCGCCGTCGGCGCGACCGGCAGCATGCTCTTCCTGCTCCTCGGCTTTGCGTGGGGACTCACCTCGGGCTTCGCCATCCCGACGGCGCAGGCGTTCGGCGCGCAGGACTTCCGCGCCGTCCGGCACTCGGTCGCCGCCGGGAGTCTCCTGACCGCGGTGTGCTCGGTGGTGCTGACGATCGGCGCTCCGCTGCTGAGCCGCCCTCTGCTCGAGCTCCTCCAGACGCCGCCCGAGCTTCTGGACGATGCCGTCGTCTTCGCCCAGGTGAGCTTCCTCGGCGCCGGGGCGCTCATGTTCTTCAACTACCTCTCGGCGATCATCCGAGCGACGGGCGACTCGCGGACGCCCCTCGTCTTCCTCACGCTCGCGTGCGCCCTCAACGTAGGGCTCGTGATCGTCATGGTCGGCCCCTTCGGCTGGGGAGTCGGCGGCGCGGCCCTCGCGACCGTCGTGTCGCAGGCAGTCTCGGTGCTGCTGTGCCTGGAGTTCGTGCGGCGACGGATGCCTGTGCTCCACGTCCGCCGCGGCGACTGGCGCGTGTCGCGGGCCGAGCTCGGCGCGCACCTCCGCCTCGGCCTGCCGATGGGCTTCCAGGCCTCGATCATCGCCGTCGGCACGCTCGTCGTGCAGGTCGCCCTGAATCATCTCGGTACCGACGCGGTCGCCGCCTACACCGCCGCGTCGCGCGTCGACGGCCTCGCGATCGCCCTGCTGCAGTCCCTCGGGCTGGCGGTGTCGATGTACGTGGCGCAGAACCACGGCGGCGGACGCCCCGACCGGATCCTGCGAGGCGTGACGCAGGCCACGTGGATCGCGGTGGCCTGCGCCGTGGTCCTCGGCGCGCTCTTCATCGCCTTCGGCGCCGCGCTCATACAGCTCTTCGTGGGCGCCGGCTCGGGCGAAGTGGTCGACCTCGCCGCGCAGATGCTCGCGATCAACGGCGCGACCTACTGGATCCTCGGCATCCTGTTCGTCGTCCGCGGCGCGCTGCAGGGTCTCGGGCACACCCTCATCCCGACGGTGACCGGCACGATCGAGCTGTTCATGCGCGTCGGCGCGGCCGTGGTGCTCGGCGGAGCGTTCGGCTTCGTCGGCGTGGCGGCGAGCAATCCCCTCGCGTGGGTCGGCGCGGTCGTCGTCCTCGTCCCGGCGTACCTGCACGCACGACGTCAGCTCGCCGCGACGCCGATCACCCCGACCGTGGTCACCCCGACGACGCCCATCGCTGTGATGGGACCGACGGACGGGTCGATGACGGTGGATGCCGTGGTCACCGCCTCGATCGTGCTCCCGGGCGGCGCCACCACCGCGTCGGTGCCCGTCCACCGCCCCCGGCGACCGTTCGCGCGTGTGTCGAGGCGCCGGCGGAGAGTTCCGAGAGGCTGA
- a CDS encoding acyl-CoA desaturase, translated as MGDRLWLPRPHRSPANGSLISSNTLESRLGPVRQTYSGTADFPPMARAYTDVSQVIRESGLLRRTPWFYALVGAGVAVGFAGTITGILLLGDSWLQLLMAAALGILFTQVAFLAHEAAHRQILTSGPANDRLARILGAGVVGMSTSWWSSKHTRHHANPNRVGKDPDIEVDTVSFLDADAAQARGLRRLVTRRQGWLFFPLLTLEGLNLHYLTLRHVLGREPVKDRWPEIALLATRFALVLTPIFLLLPAGMAFAFVGVQLAVFGVYMGASFAPNHKGMPVIAPNAKLDFFSKQVRTSRNVSGGWWATWLMGGLNYQVEHHLFPNMPRPHLARAREIVREQCRSLGVPYTETTLWRSYGIVIGYLNRVGLAARDPFDCPVVGAYRPA; from the coding sequence ATGGGCGACCGCCTCTGGCTTCCACGGCCGCACCGGTCCCCAGCGAACGGATCTCTCATCTCTTCGAACACCCTCGAGTCCCGACTCGGTCCCGTCCGCCAGACCTACTCCGGAACCGCAGATTTCCCGCCGATGGCGCGCGCGTACACCGATGTGTCACAGGTGATCCGCGAGAGCGGTCTGCTGCGGCGCACTCCATGGTTCTACGCCCTCGTCGGGGCAGGTGTCGCGGTCGGCTTCGCCGGCACGATCACCGGCATCCTCCTGCTCGGCGACAGCTGGCTGCAGCTACTCATGGCGGCGGCTCTCGGCATCCTCTTCACCCAGGTGGCCTTCCTGGCTCACGAGGCGGCGCATCGCCAGATCCTCACGTCGGGCCCGGCCAACGACCGCCTCGCCCGAATCCTCGGGGCCGGCGTCGTGGGCATGAGCACCTCCTGGTGGTCGAGCAAGCACACGCGCCACCACGCGAACCCCAACCGGGTGGGCAAGGATCCCGACATCGAGGTCGACACCGTGTCGTTCCTGGATGCCGATGCCGCGCAAGCTCGGGGGCTGCGGCGCCTGGTCACCCGGCGTCAAGGGTGGCTGTTCTTCCCCCTTCTCACTCTCGAGGGACTCAATCTGCACTATCTGACGTTGCGGCACGTCCTGGGGCGGGAGCCGGTGAAGGACCGGTGGCCGGAGATCGCCCTCCTGGCGACGCGCTTCGCGCTCGTGCTCACGCCGATCTTCCTGCTCCTCCCCGCGGGGATGGCCTTCGCGTTCGTGGGCGTCCAGCTCGCCGTCTTCGGGGTCTATATGGGCGCTTCCTTCGCACCCAATCACAAGGGCATGCCGGTGATCGCCCCGAACGCGAAGCTCGACTTCTTCAGCAAGCAGGTGCGCACCTCGCGCAACGTCAGCGGCGGCTGGTGGGCGACGTGGCTCATGGGCGGTCTGAACTACCAGGTCGAGCATCACCTCTTTCCGAACATGCCGCGACCGCACCTCGCTCGCGCCCGCGAGATCGTTCGCGAGCAGTGCAGGTCCCTCGGCGTGCCGTACACCGAGACCACCCTGTGGCGCTCGTATGGCATCGTCATCGGCTATCTGAACCGGGTGGGGCTTGCCGCACGGGACCCCTTCGACTGTCCGGTCGTGGGAGCCTACCGACCGGCCTGA
- a CDS encoding cold-shock protein, with product MATGTVKWFNSEKGYGFIAPDDGSNDLFAHFSAITGNGFKELREDQKVEFDAERGPKGMQAANIRPL from the coding sequence ATGGCCACTGGCACCGTGAAATGGTTCAACTCCGAGAAGGGCTACGGGTTCATCGCGCCCGATGACGGCTCGAACGACCTCTTCGCGCACTTCAGCGCGATCACCGGCAACGGCTTCAAGGAGCTCCGCGAGGATCAGAAGGTCGAGTTCGACGCCGAGCGTGGTCCCAAGGGCATGCAGGCGGCGAACATCCGTCCCCTCTGA
- a CDS encoding patatin-like phospholipase family protein produces MPDDDPRLGLTLGGGGAFGAAHVGVLQVLQERGIQPAIATGTSSGALVAAAYAADIDPAAIEQAALAFRWREIARWSGAPRWGLLNSSVVTKSVRRALGADPLIEDLPRRFAAAATDLRTRRLVVLDRGPLSIALRSTIAVPGLIPPVRRHGALLADGGMIDNVPVAATRRLGAERLVVVRLHAKWENVRMMRTVSRTADLVRDPSVLLVQPEMERMAQWTMSDVPRLIAEGRRAAEAALDARPDWASDAASAEIAENPERVRADGTAPMLD; encoded by the coding sequence ATGCCGGACGACGACCCGAGGCTCGGTCTCACGCTGGGCGGCGGCGGCGCGTTCGGCGCCGCCCACGTGGGCGTCCTGCAGGTGCTGCAGGAACGCGGCATCCAACCCGCTATCGCGACCGGCACGAGCTCGGGGGCTCTCGTCGCCGCCGCGTACGCCGCCGACATCGACCCTGCGGCGATCGAGCAGGCGGCACTCGCCTTCCGATGGCGAGAGATCGCCCGATGGTCGGGTGCGCCTCGGTGGGGTCTCCTCAACTCGAGCGTCGTGACGAAGTCCGTGCGGCGCGCGCTCGGCGCCGACCCCCTCATCGAAGACCTCCCCCGTCGCTTCGCCGCCGCCGCGACGGACCTCCGCACGCGACGGCTCGTCGTGCTCGACCGCGGGCCGCTGAGCATCGCGCTGCGCTCGACGATCGCGGTCCCTGGACTCATCCCGCCCGTCCGTCGCCACGGCGCGCTGCTCGCCGACGGCGGGATGATCGACAACGTCCCGGTCGCAGCGACACGTCGGCTCGGCGCCGAACGCCTGGTCGTCGTGCGGCTTCACGCGAAGTGGGAGAACGTGCGGATGATGCGCACCGTCTCGCGGACCGCCGACCTCGTGCGGGACCCGTCGGTGCTGCTCGTCCAGCCCGAGATGGAGCGGATGGCGCAGTGGACGATGTCGGACGTCCCGCGCCTCATCGCCGAGGGCCGACGTGCAGCCGAAGCGGCCCTCGACGCCCGGCCCGACTGGGCCTCGGACGCCGCATCCGCGGAGATCGCCGAGAATCCGGAGCGCGTCCGAGCCGACGGGACGGCTCCGATGCTAGACTGA
- a CDS encoding aminotransferase class I/II-fold pyridoxal phosphate-dependent enzyme, with protein sequence MTHAAPHVDPIEALRRRESEKWSAYPDDVLPLFVAEMDFALAPPIKTALARALQRDDTGYVNTRDTRTARAFAEFARDRWGWEPRVERMGYATDVSTVIVEALRRLIVPGEGVVITPPVYPPFFDFIPEAGGTVVEVPMLDDGETYRLDLDGIDRALDAGARAVLLCNPGNPTGTVHDRETLAGLSRVVARHGASVVSDEIHAPLVHPGTTFTPYLTVSEEARDHGIAAESASKAFNLAGLKTAMFVAESDRMAELLHELPEEVAVRAGIFGFIATREGFTHGREWLDAAVAAVVANAELLERQLAEHLPAVRYRRGAATYLAWLDLSGLDLGDDPAAWILEHAKVALVSGLDFGAPGAGYARLNLACAPETIVEAVRRIAAAVDEGEAA encoded by the coding sequence GTGACGCACGCCGCGCCCCATGTCGACCCGATCGAGGCTCTGCGCCGACGCGAGAGCGAGAAGTGGTCGGCCTACCCCGACGACGTCCTCCCCCTCTTCGTCGCCGAGATGGACTTCGCCCTCGCCCCGCCGATCAAGACGGCGCTTGCGCGGGCACTGCAGCGCGACGACACCGGCTACGTGAACACCCGCGACACGCGCACGGCTCGAGCCTTCGCCGAGTTCGCGCGCGACCGGTGGGGGTGGGAGCCGCGCGTCGAGCGCATGGGGTACGCGACCGACGTGAGCACCGTCATCGTCGAGGCCCTGCGTCGCCTCATCGTGCCGGGCGAGGGCGTCGTCATCACCCCGCCCGTGTATCCCCCGTTCTTCGACTTCATCCCCGAGGCCGGCGGAACGGTCGTCGAGGTGCCGATGCTCGATGACGGCGAGACCTACCGCCTCGACCTCGACGGGATCGACCGCGCGCTGGATGCCGGCGCCCGGGCCGTCCTGCTGTGCAATCCCGGCAACCCGACCGGAACGGTGCACGATCGCGAGACGCTCGCCGGGCTGTCCCGGGTCGTGGCGCGGCACGGGGCATCCGTCGTCAGCGACGAGATCCACGCACCGCTCGTCCATCCCGGCACGACCTTCACGCCGTATCTCACCGTCTCCGAAGAGGCGCGCGACCACGGCATCGCCGCCGAGTCGGCCAGCAAGGCCTTCAACCTGGCGGGGCTCAAGACGGCGATGTTCGTCGCCGAGTCCGATCGCATGGCGGAGCTTCTCCATGAACTGCCCGAGGAGGTCGCCGTGCGAGCGGGCATCTTCGGATTCATCGCCACACGCGAGGGCTTCACGCACGGCCGGGAGTGGCTGGATGCCGCGGTCGCGGCCGTCGTCGCGAACGCCGAACTCCTCGAGCGCCAGCTGGCGGAGCATCTCCCGGCCGTCCGGTACCGCCGGGGCGCGGCGACCTACCTGGCCTGGCTCGACTTGTCCGGGCTCGACCTCGGCGACGACCCGGCGGCGTGGATCCTCGAGCACGCGAAGGTGGCTCTCGTAAGCGGGCTGGACTTCGGCGCGCCCGGCGCGGGCTACGCGCGCCTCAATCTGGCGTGCGCACCGGAGACGATCGTGGAGGCGGTGCGCCGGATTGCCGCCGCCGTCGACGAAGGTGAAGCGGCCTGA
- a CDS encoding alpha/beta hydrolase — MDIVNSADGTPIAYTHVGDGPVVVIVNGALSQAADAAPLASALAASGFRAVTWDRRARGSSGDRPGSTPEDESDDLAAVIAATGGAAIVLGHSSGAVLALYAASRGVPITALFLSEPPFRFGESAPAADLAERLQTLIDQGRGEDAVVTFQLEGVGLPEEMVESFRASPQFAPLVPIAQSTVYDTRLTDRVSTPSPEMLAVSQPVTVLRGEQTFPLLISRSDRLAEAIPHADLVVVPESVMHRADPAATARVVAARAG, encoded by the coding sequence ATGGACATCGTGAACTCCGCCGACGGGACGCCGATCGCCTACACGCACGTGGGTGACGGTCCCGTCGTGGTGATCGTCAACGGCGCGCTGTCGCAGGCGGCGGATGCCGCGCCCCTCGCGTCTGCACTGGCCGCCTCCGGGTTCCGCGCGGTGACGTGGGATCGGCGGGCGCGCGGATCGAGCGGGGACCGGCCGGGCAGCACCCCGGAAGACGAGTCCGACGACCTGGCGGCGGTCATCGCGGCGACGGGCGGCGCGGCGATCGTGCTCGGCCACTCCTCGGGAGCGGTGTTGGCCCTCTACGCCGCGTCGCGCGGAGTGCCCATCACGGCGCTCTTCCTGTCGGAGCCCCCGTTCCGCTTCGGGGAGAGCGCGCCGGCTGCCGACCTCGCCGAACGACTGCAGACGCTCATCGACCAGGGGCGCGGGGAGGACGCCGTCGTGACCTTCCAGCTCGAAGGGGTGGGGCTGCCGGAGGAGATGGTCGAGAGCTTCCGCGCGAGCCCCCAGTTCGCTCCCCTCGTGCCGATCGCGCAGTCCACCGTCTACGACACACGCCTCACCGACCGCGTCTCGACGCCGTCTCCCGAGATGCTGGCGGTCTCACAGCCGGTGACGGTGCTGCGGGGGGAGCAGACGTTCCCCCTTCTCATCTCGCGGTCCGATCGCCTCGCCGAGGCGATCCCGCACGCCGACCTGGTCGTCGTGCCGGAGTCGGTCATGCACCGGGCCGACCCCGCCGCGACGGCGAGGGTCGTCGCCGCACGCGCGGGCTGA
- a CDS encoding FUSC family protein produces MSNSAAIAWSWRNVAYGAALAVPATICTLLDAFAGLSLAVGVLPAAALGLLSTRRERALVVLVGALAGFSIFVGSLVSPWPVVAVATLFVLCVLVAITVSDPARRLAPVAMMLGLPLVGVGLSEGSWQRGFAAAGLIAAGSAYGWLVSLLWTAAPAVMRPPRAAASRTAMIVYGVQIGLAGAVGAALGFAWGADHPGWAATAALMVSRPDRRQLDARGWGRAISVTAGAIVACAIAAAGLPLPVVALLVLLVLAAGSGTAGSRWYVFPFFSTILVLSMLLLGETESPAHWFIERVGLTLVGVILALAAAWVVPAIARVLGAGSRAG; encoded by the coding sequence GTGTCGAACAGCGCGGCGATCGCATGGTCGTGGCGGAACGTCGCCTACGGGGCGGCCCTCGCGGTGCCGGCCACGATCTGCACGCTTCTCGACGCGTTCGCGGGTCTGTCGCTCGCCGTCGGCGTGCTTCCTGCCGCCGCGCTGGGACTGCTCAGCACCCGGCGCGAGCGGGCGCTCGTCGTCCTCGTCGGGGCGCTTGCCGGGTTCTCGATCTTCGTCGGATCGCTCGTGTCGCCCTGGCCCGTCGTCGCCGTCGCAACGCTGTTCGTCCTGTGCGTCCTCGTCGCCATCACGGTGAGCGATCCGGCACGGCGACTCGCACCCGTCGCGATGATGCTCGGGCTGCCCCTGGTGGGCGTGGGCCTGTCCGAGGGGTCCTGGCAGCGCGGGTTCGCGGCAGCGGGACTGATCGCCGCGGGGTCCGCGTACGGGTGGCTCGTGTCGCTCCTGTGGACAGCGGCGCCGGCCGTCATGCGACCGCCCCGGGCTGCGGCATCCCGGACCGCGATGATCGTGTACGGGGTGCAGATCGGGCTCGCGGGAGCGGTGGGTGCGGCGCTCGGCTTCGCGTGGGGGGCCGACCATCCCGGCTGGGCGGCCACGGCCGCTCTCATGGTGAGCCGGCCGGATCGTCGCCAGCTCGATGCGCGGGGATGGGGCCGGGCCATCTCGGTGACCGCGGGGGCGATCGTCGCGTGCGCGATCGCCGCCGCAGGTCTGCCGCTGCCCGTGGTCGCCCTGCTCGTGCTTCTCGTACTCGCCGCGGGCAGCGGCACGGCGGGGAGCCGGTGGTACGTCTTCCCCTTCTTCTCGACCATCCTCGTCCTGTCGATGCTGCTACTCGGAGAGACGGAGTCGCCGGCCCACTGGTTCATCGAGCGGGTCGGGCTCACCCTCGTCGGCGTCATTCTGGCGCTCGCCGCGGCGTGGGTCGTCCCCGCGATCGCACGAGTCCTCGGCGCAGGGTCACGAGCGGGATGA
- a CDS encoding carboxyl transferase domain-containing protein, which translates to MPTATKPTYRDLVDELRQRRTEAALGGPERVRARHTERGKLLARDRVDLLLDRGSPFLEVAPLAGYDLYGGDCPAGGVVAGIGLVHGRHVMVVANDATVKGGTYYPITVKKHLRAQEIAAENRLPCIYLVDSGGAFLPMQDEVFPDKEHFGRIFYNQARMSRDGIPQIAAVLGSSTAGGAYVPAMSDETVIVRNQGTIFLGGPPLVKAATGEVVTAEDLGGGVVHTRVSGVTDHLAENDEHALQIVRDIVATLPTAPPLPYDVDVAAAPARDPETLVDVVPVELTAPYDAREIIDRLIDAGTFHEFKREWGETLVTGFARLHGHRVGIIANNGVLFAESALKGAHFIELCDQRGIPLLFLQNITGFMVGREYESGGIAKHGAKMVNAVACASVPKLTVVVGGSFGAGTYSMCGRAYSPRFLWLWPGARVSVMGGPQAASVLSTIRRDQIEAGGGSWSAEEEAEFQAPIRAQYEEQGSPYYSTARLWDDGILEPAQTRDVLGLALDVCMRAATHAAVDRPAGYGVFRM; encoded by the coding sequence ATGCCGACGGCGACGAAGCCGACGTATCGCGACCTCGTGGACGAATTGCGCCAGCGCCGCACGGAGGCGGCACTCGGCGGTCCGGAGAGGGTGCGCGCACGCCACACCGAGCGGGGCAAGCTGCTCGCGCGCGATCGCGTGGACCTGCTGCTGGACCGCGGCAGCCCGTTCCTCGAGGTCGCGCCCCTCGCCGGCTACGACCTCTACGGCGGCGACTGCCCGGCGGGGGGAGTGGTGGCCGGCATCGGGCTGGTGCACGGCCGCCATGTCATGGTCGTCGCGAACGACGCGACGGTGAAGGGGGGCACGTACTACCCGATCACGGTCAAGAAGCACCTGCGGGCACAGGAGATCGCCGCCGAGAACCGGCTTCCGTGCATCTATCTCGTCGACTCCGGCGGCGCTTTCCTGCCGATGCAGGACGAGGTCTTCCCCGACAAGGAGCACTTCGGCCGCATCTTCTACAACCAGGCGAGGATGTCGCGAGACGGCATCCCGCAGATCGCCGCGGTGCTCGGATCGTCGACCGCCGGGGGAGCGTACGTTCCCGCGATGAGCGACGAAACCGTCATCGTGCGCAATCAGGGGACGATCTTCCTCGGCGGACCGCCGCTGGTGAAGGCCGCCACGGGCGAGGTCGTGACGGCCGAAGACCTCGGGGGCGGCGTCGTGCACACGCGCGTCTCGGGCGTCACCGATCACCTCGCCGAGAACGACGAGCACGCGCTGCAGATCGTGCGCGACATCGTCGCGACGCTCCCGACTGCACCGCCGCTGCCCTACGACGTCGACGTCGCCGCCGCGCCGGCGCGCGACCCCGAGACGCTCGTCGACGTCGTGCCCGTCGAGCTCACCGCTCCCTACGACGCGCGAGAGATCATCGACCGCTTGATCGATGCCGGCACGTTCCACGAGTTCAAGCGCGAGTGGGGCGAGACGCTCGTCACGGGGTTCGCCCGGCTGCATGGACACCGCGTCGGCATCATCGCCAACAACGGCGTGCTCTTCGCCGAGTCGGCGCTCAAGGGCGCGCACTTCATCGAGCTCTGCGATCAGCGCGGGATCCCGCTCCTGTTCCTTCAGAACATCACGGGCTTCATGGTGGGCCGTGAGTACGAGTCGGGCGGAATAGCGAAGCACGGCGCGAAGATGGTGAATGCCGTCGCGTGCGCCTCCGTGCCCAAACTCACCGTCGTGGTGGGGGGGTCGTTCGGCGCGGGAACGTACTCGATGTGCGGCCGCGCATACTCCCCGCGCTTCCTCTGGCTCTGGCCGGGTGCACGCGTCTCGGTGATGGGCGGGCCGCAAGCGGCATCCGTCCTCTCCACGATTCGCCGCGACCAGATCGAGGCGGGCGGCGGCAGCTGGAGTGCCGAGGAGGAGGCCGAGTTCCAGGCGCCGATCCGCGCCCAGTACGAGGAGCAGGGCAGCCCGTACTACTCGACCGCGCGCCTGTGGGATGACGGGATCCTCGAGCCCGCCCAGACCCGCGACGTCCTCGGCCTTGCACTCGATGTCTGCATGCGCGCTGCGACGCACGCAGCGGTCGACCGGCCGGCCGGCTACGGCGTCTTCCGGATGTGA